A part of Actinoallomurus bryophytorum genomic DNA contains:
- a CDS encoding GAF domain-containing protein: MEIAVTYEQIYEPNGHLLTPVDHEVPKREARLRELGLGKAPDRELDEFSRELAEVARQLSGAESAPFAMVNFVTDRQYLAGVYLPPGSEGVGAALLGREAPLDLGFCPHVVVRRKALVLDDVCDYPRFAGNPIVDKLGIRTYVGAPLIDRTGTALGTVCIVDNEPRPWGHPGLNLIKEKAAELMQRIQRREGLPG, from the coding sequence ATGGAGATCGCTGTGACGTACGAACAGATATACGAGCCCAACGGCCATCTGCTGACGCCCGTTGATCACGAAGTTCCGAAGCGGGAGGCACGGCTGCGAGAACTGGGGCTGGGCAAGGCTCCGGATCGCGAGTTGGACGAGTTCTCCCGTGAGCTCGCCGAGGTCGCACGGCAGCTCTCAGGGGCCGAAAGTGCTCCGTTCGCGATGGTGAACTTCGTGACGGACCGGCAGTACCTGGCCGGCGTGTACCTGCCACCGGGCTCCGAGGGAGTCGGCGCCGCGCTCCTCGGCAGGGAGGCGCCCCTCGATCTCGGTTTCTGCCCGCACGTCGTCGTTCGGCGTAAGGCACTGGTCCTGGACGACGTGTGCGACTACCCGCGCTTCGCGGGCAATCCGATCGTCGACAAGCTCGGCATCCGTACGTACGTCGGAGCACCGTTGATCGACCGCACGGGCACGGCTCTCGGGACGGTCTGCATCGTGGACAACGAGCCGCGCCCGTGGGGTCATCCTGGTCTCAACCTCATCAAGGAGAAGGCGGCCGAGCTGATGCAACGGATTCAACGGCGCGAGGGTCTGCCGGGGTAG
- the der gene encoding ribosome biogenesis GTPase Der: MQHADVIGVADDVEHDVAPPPVVAVVGRPNVGKSTLVNRILGRREAVVEDVPGVTRDRVAYDAAWGGRRFTVLDTGGWEPNAEGLAAAVADQARLAVDAADVVLFVVDATVGATDTDEAVADVLRRSKKPVVLTANKVDDSRAESDATLLWSLGLGEPLTVSALHGRGSGDLLDAVLHALPEEAPPETFGVAGGPRRIALLGRPNVGKSSLLNKLAGENRVVVDSVAGTTRDPVDELIELGGQTWKFVDTAGIRRRARENQGADFYATLRTQSALDRSEVAVVLVDASEPLAEQDLRIISMVIESGRSLVLAFNKWDLVDEERRHFLDREIDRQLHHARWAPRVNISARTGRHVEKLVPGIETALAGWGERVPTARLNSFMSDLIAAKPHPVRGGKQPRVMFATQAGVQPPRFVLFTTGFLEEGYRRFIERRLREEFGFDGTPIEISMKIREKRSRK, translated from the coding sequence ATCCAGCACGCCGACGTCATCGGGGTCGCCGATGACGTCGAGCACGACGTCGCCCCTCCACCGGTCGTGGCCGTCGTAGGACGGCCGAACGTCGGTAAGTCCACGCTGGTCAACCGCATTCTCGGCCGCCGCGAGGCGGTCGTGGAGGACGTACCCGGCGTGACCCGCGACCGGGTCGCCTACGACGCCGCCTGGGGCGGCCGGCGGTTCACCGTCCTCGACACGGGCGGCTGGGAGCCGAACGCCGAGGGCCTCGCCGCCGCCGTCGCCGACCAGGCGCGCCTGGCGGTCGACGCGGCCGACGTCGTCCTGTTCGTGGTGGACGCCACCGTCGGCGCCACCGACACCGACGAGGCCGTCGCGGACGTCCTGCGGCGGTCCAAGAAGCCGGTCGTCCTCACCGCCAACAAGGTCGACGACTCCCGGGCCGAGTCGGACGCCACCCTGCTGTGGTCCCTCGGCCTCGGCGAGCCGCTCACCGTCTCGGCCCTGCACGGCCGGGGGAGCGGTGACCTGCTCGACGCCGTGCTGCACGCACTGCCCGAGGAGGCACCGCCGGAGACCTTCGGTGTCGCCGGTGGCCCGCGCCGCATCGCCCTGCTCGGCCGGCCCAACGTCGGCAAGTCGAGCCTGCTCAACAAGCTCGCCGGGGAAAACCGCGTGGTCGTCGACTCCGTCGCCGGCACCACACGTGACCCGGTGGACGAGCTGATCGAGCTGGGCGGCCAGACCTGGAAGTTCGTCGACACGGCCGGTATCCGCCGGCGAGCACGGGAGAACCAGGGCGCCGACTTCTACGCCACGCTGCGCACCCAGTCCGCGCTGGACCGCTCCGAGGTCGCGGTCGTCCTGGTGGACGCGAGCGAGCCGCTCGCCGAGCAGGACCTGCGGATCATCTCGATGGTGATCGAGTCGGGCCGTTCGCTGGTCCTGGCGTTCAACAAGTGGGACCTCGTCGACGAGGAGCGCCGTCACTTCCTCGACCGCGAGATCGACCGGCAGCTCCACCACGCCCGCTGGGCGCCGCGCGTCAACATCTCGGCCCGTACGGGCCGCCACGTGGAGAAGCTCGTGCCGGGCATCGAGACGGCCCTGGCGGGCTGGGGCGAGCGCGTGCCGACCGCCAGGCTCAACTCCTTCATGTCCGACCTGATCGCCGCCAAGCCGCACCCCGTGCGGGGCGGAAAGCAGCCGCGGGTGATGTTCGCCACACAGGCGGGCGTGCAGCCACCGCGGTTCGTGCTGTTCACGACCGGCTTCCTCGAGGAGGGCTACCGCCGTTTCATCGAGCGCAGGCTCCGCGAGGAGTTCGGGTTCGACGGCACCCCCATCGAGATCAGCATGAAGATCCGGGAGAAGCGCTCCCGCAAGTAA
- a CDS encoding acyl-CoA dehydrogenase family protein produces MSKALLSLSTNEFIAGIEAVASKFDSASYPQQNLPADDWALLVGSGVLLPALPREYGGRDSHLEMCRVVEAISEWNLPLGVHAAVNTALALRPIVMWAGEQAKQEILPLFSGSDPLLAGFAATEPGCGSAMSGMTTTFEEAGEGYRIRGRKHWQALSQSAHWWVVSAKNDDAGRREYGFFIVKRSEGFRTVERYEPVGLKAVDYGLNDIDAIVPRHRRIGAEKRDLSTMVEILMASRAMMAAMGCGFLRRVSREAHMYAETRTIGRAPLSAIRFARYRLAAIDTSYTICEALNHHLQTRLDLKADMTSAFPAVQAIKTVATERILSAALHYQQLAGGEGYRSGSPTNIAAQAALDARVFPIFDGNNDLLSQQLTEYCLARLSGRTLSGFLAAWPLTAPAVAALRGNLGFLDRPLGQEHQVLAGRAIAYLFAITQVMRWSAETGPDPDRVRTAIAFLKTDITGVATEFDLLASGILDTDDEAGSWSAGDLHSRSIPSPTMT; encoded by the coding sequence ATGAGCAAGGCTCTACTGTCTCTGTCGACGAACGAGTTCATCGCTGGCATCGAAGCGGTCGCGTCCAAGTTCGACTCCGCAAGCTATCCACAGCAGAATCTTCCCGCCGACGACTGGGCGCTACTCGTGGGGAGTGGCGTACTGCTTCCGGCTCTGCCCAGGGAGTACGGAGGCCGCGACAGCCATCTGGAGATGTGCCGGGTCGTGGAGGCCATCTCGGAGTGGAACCTTCCACTCGGTGTGCACGCGGCGGTCAACACGGCCCTGGCGCTCCGGCCCATCGTGATGTGGGCGGGCGAGCAGGCCAAACAGGAGATCCTGCCGCTGTTCTCCGGAAGCGACCCGCTGCTGGCCGGGTTCGCCGCGACCGAGCCGGGATGTGGCTCGGCCATGTCCGGCATGACCACCACGTTCGAGGAGGCCGGTGAGGGCTACCGGATCCGTGGCCGCAAACACTGGCAGGCCCTCAGCCAATCCGCCCACTGGTGGGTGGTCAGTGCGAAGAACGATGACGCCGGGCGCCGCGAGTACGGCTTCTTCATCGTCAAGCGCAGTGAGGGTTTCCGTACCGTGGAGCGCTATGAGCCGGTGGGCCTGAAGGCGGTCGACTACGGCCTCAACGACATCGACGCGATCGTCCCCCGGCATCGGCGGATCGGTGCTGAGAAGAGGGATCTGAGCACCATGGTGGAGATACTCATGGCGTCGCGGGCGATGATGGCGGCGATGGGGTGCGGCTTCCTCCGCCGTGTGAGCCGCGAAGCGCACATGTACGCCGAGACCCGCACCATCGGGCGTGCGCCGTTGTCGGCGATCCGGTTCGCTCGCTACCGGCTCGCGGCCATCGACACCTCGTACACCATCTGTGAGGCGCTCAACCACCATCTGCAGACGCGGCTGGACCTCAAGGCCGACATGACCTCCGCGTTCCCCGCCGTACAGGCCATCAAGACCGTCGCCACCGAACGGATCCTGAGCGCGGCGCTGCACTACCAGCAGCTGGCCGGCGGAGAGGGCTATCGCAGCGGCTCGCCCACCAACATCGCGGCCCAGGCGGCCCTGGACGCCCGGGTCTTCCCGATCTTCGACGGCAACAATGATCTGCTCAGCCAGCAGCTCACCGAATACTGCCTGGCCCGCCTGTCCGGACGCACGCTCAGCGGTTTCCTGGCCGCCTGGCCGCTCACAGCGCCGGCCGTCGCGGCGCTCCGGGGGAATCTGGGCTTCCTCGATCGTCCCCTGGGACAGGAACATCAGGTGCTGGCCGGCCGCGCCATCGCCTACCTGTTCGCGATCACCCAGGTCATGCGGTGGTCTGCCGAGACCGGTCCAGACCCTGACAGGGTCCGAACCGCTATCGCGTTCCTCAAGACCGACATCACCGGCGTCGCCACAGAGTTCGACCTTCTGGCCTCAGGCATCCTCGACACCGACGACGAAGCCGGCTCATGGTCGGCCGGCGACCTGCACTCCCGCTCGATTCCCAGCCCCACCATGACCTGA
- a CDS encoding DUF742 domain-containing protein, with protein sequence MSTTPDDDEVWLDDDAGPLIRPYTVNAGRTQPTVELDLLSLVIATGQASSRTDPEHLKVLGLCHKPLSVAEVAAYMRLPVMVTKVLLADLVDCEAMTMRAPRPTSGSTDRVLLEKLLDGLQRI encoded by the coding sequence ATGAGTACGACACCCGACGATGACGAAGTATGGCTCGATGACGACGCGGGCCCCCTTATCCGCCCGTACACGGTCAACGCGGGCCGCACCCAACCCACCGTGGAACTGGATCTGCTCTCGCTGGTGATCGCGACCGGGCAGGCGAGCTCACGCACGGACCCCGAGCACCTCAAGGTGCTCGGGCTGTGCCACAAGCCGCTCTCGGTCGCCGAGGTGGCGGCCTACATGCGCCTTCCCGTGATGGTCACCAAAGTCCTGCTCGCCGATCTCGTGGACTGTGAGGCCATGACCATGCGGGCCCCGCGTCCCACTTCGGGCTCCACCGACCGAGTTCTACTGGAGAAACTGCTCGATGGCCTACAACGAATCTGA
- a CDS encoding sensor histidine kinase has product MAFLGAVAVMELLVAGSSSPKARLTLVVIAAAAVVVIGAAVFGADTATRRERQIFGHPATNPEDLQRRLGELGFLVSRGRQDLQGLAERIAAGETPPPNAAESRPAATSDPFVRLGHEIQKAQNEAWNAIIGAAGTSAGGGGNVPAQRVEIFVNLARRMQSLSHRAIKGLDELENQVEDPDLLKGLFRVDHLSTRMRRQAESLAVIGGAASRRQWSRPVTMYEVLRSAIAEVEHYNRVKVVPPVEGTLDGGAVADVIHLLAELVENATKFAPPHTQVLLRAEPVTAGLAIEIEDRGLGIPRENQRQLNDLLIDLERVDIDELLHDGRIGLLVVSALSRRHSVAVKLQTNLYGGTQATIVIPKELIGSEEELEAHAQPKAQPEPVGALTTGTSALPSAADLSPSMPLSGSGQGAATMAPVPGGHDAAAHFGETSTPAWEPQSTSPQPQPQAQQPEQRPGGDRRPDLPRRHAQASLAPELLTTPAPPADEPEPDHNPGLMAAFKKGMRSGQEEGPGDEAGSTD; this is encoded by the coding sequence ATGGCGTTCCTGGGGGCGGTCGCGGTGATGGAACTGCTCGTGGCGGGATCCTCGTCGCCGAAGGCTCGTCTGACACTGGTCGTCATCGCCGCGGCAGCGGTGGTCGTCATCGGCGCCGCGGTCTTCGGGGCGGACACCGCGACGCGGCGGGAACGGCAGATATTCGGTCATCCCGCTACCAACCCGGAGGACCTGCAGCGGCGACTCGGTGAGCTGGGGTTCCTGGTCTCCCGTGGCCGGCAGGACCTGCAGGGGCTGGCGGAGCGGATCGCGGCCGGTGAGACGCCGCCGCCCAATGCCGCCGAATCCCGGCCCGCCGCGACCAGTGACCCCTTCGTACGTCTCGGGCATGAGATACAGAAAGCCCAGAACGAGGCCTGGAACGCCATCATCGGCGCGGCCGGTACGAGCGCCGGCGGCGGGGGCAACGTTCCCGCGCAGCGCGTTGAGATCTTCGTCAACCTGGCCCGCCGGATGCAGTCGCTGTCCCACCGGGCGATCAAGGGTCTCGACGAGCTGGAGAACCAGGTCGAGGACCCGGATCTGCTCAAGGGCCTGTTCAGGGTGGACCACCTCAGCACCCGCATGCGCCGTCAGGCCGAGAGTCTCGCGGTCATCGGCGGGGCCGCCTCCCGGCGTCAGTGGAGCAGGCCGGTGACCATGTACGAGGTGCTCCGTTCGGCCATCGCCGAGGTCGAGCACTACAACCGCGTCAAGGTCGTGCCGCCCGTCGAGGGGACCCTGGACGGCGGAGCGGTCGCGGACGTCATCCACCTGCTCGCCGAGCTCGTCGAGAACGCCACCAAGTTCGCGCCACCGCACACGCAGGTGCTCCTCCGCGCCGAACCCGTCACGGCCGGACTCGCCATCGAGATCGAGGACCGCGGCCTCGGCATCCCGCGGGAGAACCAGCGACAGCTGAACGACCTGCTCATCGATCTCGAGCGAGTCGACATCGACGAGCTGCTGCACGACGGCCGCATCGGGCTCCTCGTGGTCTCGGCCCTGTCACGCCGGCACAGCGTCGCCGTCAAGCTCCAGACGAACCTGTACGGCGGCACGCAGGCCACCATCGTGATCCCGAAGGAACTGATCGGCTCGGAGGAGGAGCTGGAGGCCCACGCCCAGCCCAAGGCCCAGCCGGAGCCCGTGGGGGCCCTCACCACCGGAACGTCGGCCCTCCCCTCGGCCGCCGACCTCTCGCCGTCGATGCCTCTGTCCGGTTCCGGGCAGGGCGCCGCCACGATGGCTCCGGTGCCGGGCGGCCACGACGCCGCCGCTCACTTCGGCGAGACGTCCACCCCGGCGTGGGAGCCCCAGAGCACCTCCCCCCAGCCACAACCCCAGGCCCAGCAGCCTGAGCAGCGACCCGGCGGTGACCGGCGCCCGGACCTGCCTAGACGCCACGCTCAGGCGAGCCTTGCGCCCGAACTGCTCACCACCCCCGCCCCCCCGGCCGACGAACCGGAGCCCGATCACAATCCAGGACTGATGGCGGCATTCAAGAAGGGAATGCGCAGCGGCCAGGAAGAGGGCCCCGGGGACGAGGCCGGTAGCACTGACTGA
- a CDS encoding GntR family transcriptional regulator — protein sequence MTTATSRAYDHVKQAILDRAYPGGALLSEGEIASEVGVSRTPVREALLRLETEGLVRLYPKRGALVLPVSPQEVSDVLETRELVETFTAGRATIGPELVAELTRLLEAMREHSGAADAKEFAHADRCFHRTLVAAAGNAILTQLYDSLRDRQLRMARLTASDPVRAADAIRDHSEILEAVRSGDRRRIRAAIHRHLQTAGAALHGRS from the coding sequence ATGACCACAGCAACCTCCCGGGCCTACGACCACGTGAAGCAGGCCATCCTCGACCGCGCCTACCCGGGCGGCGCCTTGCTCAGCGAGGGCGAGATCGCCTCCGAGGTCGGGGTGTCCCGCACCCCCGTACGCGAGGCGCTGCTGCGGCTCGAGACCGAGGGGCTCGTACGCCTCTACCCGAAGCGCGGTGCGCTGGTCCTGCCCGTCTCCCCCCAGGAGGTCTCCGACGTGCTGGAGACCAGAGAGCTGGTGGAGACCTTCACCGCCGGCCGGGCCACCATCGGCCCCGAGCTCGTCGCGGAGCTCACAAGGCTCCTGGAGGCCATGCGCGAGCACTCTGGCGCCGCCGACGCCAAGGAGTTCGCCCACGCCGACCGCTGCTTCCACCGCACGCTCGTCGCGGCCGCGGGCAACGCGATCCTCACCCAGCTGTACGACTCGCTGCGCGACCGGCAGCTGCGCATGGCCCGGCTGACCGCCAGCGACCCCGTACGCGCCGCCGATGCGATCAGGGACCACTCGGAGATCCTGGAGGCCGTGCGCTCGGGCGACCGCCGGCGGATCCGCGCCGCGATCCACCGCCACCTCCAGACCGCCGGGGCGGCGCTTCACGGCCGCTCCTGA
- a CDS encoding prephenate dehydrogenase: protein MVESRRVVVIGTGLIGTSVALALRGRGDEVWLADRDAASVRMAAELGAGVPLPENAGPADIAVLAVPPAAVAATLLDAQKRDLARVYTDVASVKSRPLREAAELGCDLTCFVAGHPLAGRERSGPAAARADLFLGRPWALCPTPETTGPALDAVTALAESCGAQTVVVGADEHDRAVALVSHGPHVAAAAVAARLEAAPEVALGLAGQGIRDVTRIAGSDPELWIGILSSNAAPVADVIDAVAADLADTAAALREGGETAVTELLKRGGAGRRRLPGKHGDRAGTYAVVPVLIPDRPGELALLFQAAGVAGVNIEDVTIEHSPGRPVGVVEVSVMPAAAQRLADELRARGWSVPG from the coding sequence ATCGTCGAATCACGGCGGGTGGTCGTCATCGGCACCGGGTTGATCGGGACCTCGGTGGCGCTCGCCCTGCGCGGGCGCGGTGACGAGGTGTGGCTCGCCGACCGTGACGCGGCGTCCGTGCGCATGGCGGCCGAGCTGGGCGCCGGGGTTCCCCTTCCCGAGAACGCCGGTCCCGCGGACATCGCGGTGCTGGCGGTCCCGCCGGCGGCCGTCGCCGCGACTCTGCTGGACGCCCAGAAGCGCGATCTCGCGCGGGTCTACACCGACGTCGCGAGCGTCAAGTCCCGCCCGCTGCGCGAGGCCGCCGAGCTCGGCTGCGACCTCACCTGCTTCGTCGCGGGACATCCCCTCGCGGGCCGTGAGCGCTCCGGCCCGGCCGCGGCACGCGCCGACCTGTTCCTCGGCCGGCCCTGGGCGCTGTGCCCGACGCCGGAGACCACCGGGCCGGCCCTCGACGCCGTGACCGCGCTGGCCGAGTCCTGCGGCGCGCAGACCGTCGTGGTCGGCGCCGACGAGCACGACCGGGCCGTCGCGCTCGTCTCGCACGGCCCGCACGTGGCCGCCGCCGCCGTCGCGGCCCGGCTCGAGGCCGCGCCGGAGGTCGCCCTCGGCCTGGCGGGGCAGGGGATACGCGACGTCACCCGCATCGCCGGCAGCGACCCCGAGCTGTGGATCGGCATCCTGAGCTCGAACGCGGCCCCGGTGGCCGACGTCATCGACGCGGTCGCCGCCGACCTCGCCGACACCGCCGCGGCGCTGCGCGAGGGCGGGGAGACCGCCGTGACCGAGCTGCTGAAGCGCGGCGGTGCCGGCCGCCGGCGGCTGCCGGGCAAGCACGGCGACCGCGCCGGCACCTACGCCGTCGTCCCGGTCCTCATTCCCGACCGGCCCGGTGAGCTGGCCCTGCTCTTCCAGGCCGCCGGGGTCGCCGGCGTCAACATCGAGGACGTGACGATCGAGCACTCGCCCGGCCGCCCGGTCGGTGTGGTCGAGGTGAGTGTGATGCCGGCCGCGGCACAGCGCCTCGCCGACGAACTACGGGCGCGTGGCTGGTCGGTTCCCGGCTGA
- a CDS encoding DUF6069 family protein, whose translation MTATTTLPQAARSTTTSPRRLRAIAVGAAVVTTGTLYVAARAMGTDFMLTDPGKAQAHQLILPEIVAFTLVFSLLGWAALALLERYVRRARGIWTALAGGVLLLSLVPIAIEQATGDTKVMLVLIHAAVAAVLMPVFRLGRR comes from the coding sequence ATGACCGCCACGACCACGCTTCCGCAGGCCGCACGATCCACCACCACCAGCCCTCGCCGCCTCAGGGCCATCGCGGTCGGTGCCGCCGTCGTGACCACCGGCACCCTCTACGTCGCGGCCCGCGCGATGGGCACCGACTTCATGCTCACCGACCCCGGAAAGGCGCAGGCGCACCAGCTCATCCTGCCGGAGATCGTCGCCTTCACCCTCGTGTTCTCCCTGCTCGGCTGGGCCGCGCTCGCCCTGCTGGAGCGGTACGTCCGGCGGGCCAGGGGCATCTGGACCGCGCTGGCCGGGGGCGTGCTCCTCCTGTCGCTCGTGCCGATCGCCATCGAGCAGGCCACGGGTGACACCAAGGTCATGCTCGTCTTGATCCACGCCGCCGTGGCCGCCGTACTCATGCCGGTCTTCCGGCTCGGCCGGCGCTGA
- a CDS encoding GTP-binding protein, producing the protein MAYNESEVFPTQVKILIAGGFGVGKTTFVGAASEIEPLSTEELITAASVGVDSLSGVENKSATTVALDFGRITIDQHGIVLYLFGTPGQERFWFMWDELSAGALGAIVMADTRRLQASFEAIDFFENRGIQFLVAVNEFDGAFRYEPEEVRAALELNARVPIVLCDARDKQSATSALRSLIKHLLTAVPSPSV; encoded by the coding sequence ATGGCCTACAACGAATCTGAGGTGTTCCCCACCCAGGTCAAGATCCTGATCGCCGGCGGCTTCGGCGTCGGGAAGACGACATTCGTCGGCGCGGCGAGTGAGATCGAACCCCTGAGCACGGAGGAGCTCATCACCGCGGCCAGTGTCGGCGTCGACAGTCTCTCGGGAGTGGAGAACAAGTCCGCGACCACCGTCGCCCTCGACTTCGGCCGCATCACCATCGACCAGCACGGCATCGTGCTCTATCTGTTCGGCACGCCCGGGCAGGAGCGTTTCTGGTTCATGTGGGACGAGCTGTCAGCCGGGGCCCTGGGTGCGATCGTCATGGCCGACACCCGGCGGCTGCAGGCGTCCTTCGAGGCCATCGACTTCTTCGAGAACCGCGGCATCCAGTTCCTCGTCGCCGTCAACGAGTTCGACGGCGCGTTCCGCTACGAACCCGAAGAGGTACGCGCCGCGCTCGAACTCAACGCGCGCGTGCCGATCGTGTTGTGCGACGCCCGGGACAAGCAGTCCGCCACGTCGGCGCTCAGATCCCTCATCAAGCATCTGCTCACCGCCGTGCCCTCCCCATCCGTCTAG
- a CDS encoding roadblock/LC7 domain-containing protein — protein sequence MSAVSPNQAPDLAWLLKGLAEEVPVIRGSVLLSSDGMLKAAHGLDRASSEQFAALASGLFSIARSAGTKFDNSNEVRQVVAELKSSQLFISWAGFNSVLAVLAKGEADPAVVGFEMARLIKAVRPFLDTAARPPATAPGDRNP from the coding sequence TTGAGCGCCGTCTCCCCGAACCAGGCTCCAGATCTAGCTTGGCTGCTGAAGGGTCTGGCCGAGGAGGTCCCCGTCATCAGGGGCAGTGTCCTGCTGTCCTCCGACGGAATGTTGAAAGCCGCCCATGGCCTTGATCGTGCCAGCTCGGAACAGTTCGCGGCACTCGCGTCCGGACTGTTCTCGATAGCACGGAGCGCCGGGACGAAGTTCGACAACAGCAACGAGGTCCGGCAGGTGGTGGCGGAGCTGAAGTCCAGCCAGCTGTTCATCTCGTGGGCCGGCTTCAACTCCGTACTCGCGGTCTTGGCGAAGGGGGAGGCCGACCCGGCCGTCGTCGGTTTCGAGATGGCCCGGCTGATCAAGGCCGTCCGGCCCTTCCTCGACACGGCGGCACGGCCGCCGGCCACCGCCCCGGGCGACCGGAACCCATGA
- the cmk gene encoding (d)CMP kinase codes for MTLVIAMDGPSGSGKSSVSKGVARALGLRYLDTGAMYRAMTWWMLREGVPVDDPSAVAARAGEPGLSCGTDPDSPEISVDGTDVSGPIRGSEVTGAVSAVAAVPEVRERLVALQREIIGAGGIVVEGRDIGTVVAPDAPVKIYLTASPEVRARRRSRELTGATVLATQADMARRDRLDSTRKTDPLTRAADAVEVDTSSLGLSEVISEIVHIANRAGGTVGAVREALSSEESP; via the coding sequence GTGACGCTCGTCATCGCCATGGACGGCCCGTCGGGTTCGGGCAAGTCCAGCGTGTCCAAGGGCGTGGCACGCGCCCTGGGGCTGCGTTACCTCGACACGGGCGCGATGTACCGCGCCATGACGTGGTGGATGCTGCGCGAGGGCGTCCCGGTGGACGATCCGTCCGCGGTCGCGGCCCGCGCGGGCGAGCCCGGCCTGTCCTGCGGCACGGACCCGGACTCCCCGGAGATCTCCGTGGACGGCACCGACGTCTCCGGGCCCATCCGCGGTTCCGAGGTCACCGGCGCGGTGAGCGCCGTCGCCGCGGTTCCGGAGGTGCGCGAGCGCCTGGTGGCGCTGCAGCGGGAGATCATCGGCGCCGGGGGTATCGTCGTGGAGGGCCGTGACATCGGCACCGTGGTCGCCCCGGACGCCCCGGTGAAGATCTACCTCACCGCGAGCCCCGAGGTACGCGCGCGGCGCCGCAGCAGGGAGCTGACCGGCGCGACCGTCTTGGCGACCCAGGCCGACATGGCCCGCCGTGACCGTCTCGACTCCACCCGCAAGACCGACCCTCTGACGCGGGCGGCCGACGCGGTCGAGGTCGACACCTCCAGCCTCGGTCTTTCCGAGGTCATCAGCGAAATCGTCCATATAGCGAATAGGGCCGGAGGGACCGTTGGAGCGGTTCGCGAGGCGCTGTCCAGCGAGGAAAGCCCGTGA